ACTCCGAGAGGTCCTGGAGTGCCCTATTTGCATGGAGTCGTTCACCGAGGAGCACCTGAGACCCAAGCTCTTACACTGTGGGCACACCATCTGCAAACAGTGCTTGGAAAAACTCCTAGCAAACAGCATTAATGGGATACGGTGCCCCTTTTGCAGCAAAATCACGCGGATCACAAGCTTGGCTCAGCTGACCGACAATCTTACTGTACTGAAGATTATAGACACCACTGGACTGGCAGAAGTGGTGGGTCTTCTCATGTGCAAGGTGTGTGGGAGAAGGTTGCCAAGACACTTTTGCAAGAGTTGTAGCTTGGTTTTATGTGAGCCGTGCAAGGAGACATCCCACATGCCCCAAGGGCACAGAGTCATTGCTATCAAAGAGGCTGCTGAAGAGCGTAGGAGGGAATTTGGGACGAGGCTTGCCAGACTTCGGGAGCTGATGGGTgatctgcagaaaagaaaagcatctctgGAAGGTGTTTCCAGAGACCTGCAATCTAGATACAAAGCAGTTCTGCAAGATTACAGTAAAGAAGAGCGCAAGATCCAGGAAGAACTGGCCAGGTCACGCAAGTTCTTCACCACCTCTTTGTCTGAAGTGGAGAAGGTAAATAACCAGGTAATGGAGGAGCAAGCTTATCTGCTGAACTTAGCGGAAGTGCAGATAATGTCTCGCTGTGACTATTTCCTCGCCAAAATAAAGCAGGGAGATATAGCTCTCttggaggaggcagcagatgaGGAAGAACCAGAACTGACAAACAGTCTCCCAAGGGAGCTGACTCTTCAAGAGGTTGAACTCCTTAAGGTGAGCCATGTGGGACCATTGCAGATCGGTCAGGTGGTGAAGAAACCCCGGACGGTTAACGTGGAGGAATCGCTCATGGAAACTGCAGCATCCTCATCGGTGTCATTTCGGGAGCCTGACTTGGTGCAAGAAGAGGCCAGCTGCACACCAAATTCCTCACCAGCCAAACCAAGGATGCCTGAAGCAGCCACGAGCATCCAGCAGTGTCACTTCATCAAGAAGATGGGCTCCAAGGGCAGCCTGCCAGGGATGTTTAATCTCCCCGTCAGCCTACACGTCACCCTGCAAGGAGAGGTGCTTGTGGCAGACCGAGGCAATTTCCGAATCCAGGTTTTTACCCGCAAGGGCTTTCTGAAGGAGATCCGCCGGAGCCCTAGCGGAATCGATAGTTTTGTATTGAGTTTCCTTGGAGCAGACTTGCCCAATTTGACTCCCCTTTCTGTCACCATGAACTGCCATGGCCTGATAGGTGTGACTGACAGCTACGATAACTCTGTCAAGGTCTACACCATGGATGGTCACTGCGTGGCATGTCACCGGAGCCAGCTAAGCAAGCCCTGGGGCATTGCCGCCCTGCCTTCTGGGCAGTTTGTAGTGACCGACGTGGAAGGGGGCAAACTCTGGTGTTTCACGGTGGACCGCGGTGTGGGGGTAGTGAAGTACAGTTGTTTATGTAGCGCAGTGCGCCCCAAGTTTGTCACCTGCGATGCTGAAGGGACCATATACTTTACTCAAGGGCTGGGGCTTAACCTGGAAAACCGGCAGTACGAACACCATTTAGAAGGAGGCTTTTCAATTGGTTCCGTCGGCCCGGATGGGCAGCTGGGACGCCAGATTAGCCACTTCTTCTCCGAGAATGAGGATTTCAGGTGCATTGCTGGGATGTGTGTCGATGccaggggagacctcattgttgctgacagcagccggaaagaAATCCTGCATTTTCCTAAAGGAGGTGGCTACAATATCCTCATCCGGGAAGGACTCACCTGTCCTGTTGGTATCGCCATTACTCCCAAAgggcagctgctggtgctggacTGTTGGGATCATTGCATTAAGATCTACAGTTACCATCTGAGAAGGTATTCCACCCCTTAAAGGCATGTCTCTAAGCAAAGCCTCTTTCGGCAGCAGAGATTCTTCCAGCCTCAGCGCAATCTGACGGGAACCAGTGTCAAGCATTCAGAAGATCGTGCCATAACCGAAGCAGGGTTTGGCACAGAGGCCGTCATGTTTTGTGTTTAGAAACAAAATAGCTTCTGTGGTGGtggtctgctttttcttcttcttttttatataaaatccGTACAGTAAAAATGAACAAGCGCAAGGGAGAGTATTGACCAGAGTAAATGACTGGTCACTCCATAAACCTTCTCACCTCCTTACACCACATCTCCTACACTTCCAGCTTCAACCGCTGCATCTTTCTTTGTGCCATAAACGCTGACTGACTGCTCTAAATCACCTTCCCTCAGAGGACCAGAGAGGCAATCCTCTTCTCGCTGTGGTACTCACAAGGAACTGGGTAGCAGTTGTCTGGGCAACTACTAGAGAAAGCAATTTCTGATTGCAGCACTGCATAAAACAAAATAGCCCTCTTAAACTGCGCGGAGATGGAGCTTTACTTTCAAACTGACGAGGGAgggttttctctccctgtttttctgGTATTCAGGAGATCGCCCCTGTTGTGCCATTCGTGAACCGTGTCTGTTCAATGTGAAGTGAGTACTGTGCCATCATGGGAGACCGAGTTGAGCCAGAAAACTGCCTTCTGATGGCAACAGGGTTTTTATTACTACTATGAGTTCTGCTAGGTAGAAGGGGGTAAAAAGGGAGggaactggagggaaaaaaaaataatcgggaAACCTACAGTTGATATTCACTGTTTTATTATTACATGTATCCTGAAAACTGTCTTCGGAAGGTatgggaagggggggaaagggctgggggAATAAGACTGGGAGATTGTAGTAAATGAGATTAAATGCAACATATTGTATGTTCACCTGCACTTCACTATTCTGCATTCCAGACCATTGCATTTAGCAATAGGCTTCCACTCATCTGCACTTTGTATGCGCAAACTACTCACTCCTGAGATGGggaatgggggcgggggggaaaacaattttgctgttatttttttaatacttggaAGCACGTCCATTGgtgcattgcctttttttttcccttgcacagCAAAACACTATATTccttaggttattttttttttacggcACCAGCAGGCACCAGAGTTCATGTTCATCACGGCTTTGGGCCAAATGAAGCACAAAACTGCAGCTGTGTGAACCAAGGCCCCCACAGTGCTACTCTCCTGGCTGATAAATGTGTACCTCAGTGTGGTGCTGCTCGCCTAGAATAGTTTATTGAAGGAAAGATGCATTTAAATAGGGCACAGTGGTAGCATGTTAATCTGCCACAGATAATAGTTACACTGCAGTGCGTTTATTTGTTGCTATCAACAACGTAGTTGCAAATTTGGGGGCACGACAGACAATATAAAAGCTGATTTTATGGTGGCTGCCATGCTACGGCAAATTGTTTGCTACGTGTGCTACAACATGTAGGcaacaggtgatttttttttagctcccATATACTTTCCCCTAgtgaaacagcaaaggaaaatgcgCTTCAGAGCCGCTGCTGCCCCAGCCAGTTTTTTGGCAGTTACAGGCTTTGCAGAAGAAGCGACGAGAGCAGATTTTGGTgggattttgtgttttttttttctctccctgttatGCTCAGCCAAAGCGCTGAAGAGGGCCAGCATGGCAAACACCCAGCTGTGTGATGGAGGTGCCCCTCCAGCAGGGCAACTTCCTATTTCTCCCCCTATAATTTGCTGGAAAAAGCTtttggagaggagcaggagctaAGACACCAGCGTGGTAGATGGTACAGAAGGAGCCTGAGGGAACTgaaccccccctgccctcctgagctgctctgtgTGTTTGCCAAGGCTACCAGCTCGCACATAATTATTTaccttctctgcttctctttttgggtgggagggggaagtTGCCTAAGGTATGTAACAGCAGTTTAGGGAGCCAATCTCATCTCGCATGTATGTTTTTGGGAGATGACGGCTATTACTGGGCCCTTCTGCAGTTAATTACATTGTAACTCAAGGCATTTTTTCCCAATATTATG
The genomic region above belongs to Larus michahellis chromosome 15, bLarMic1.1, whole genome shotgun sequence and contains:
- the TRIM32 gene encoding E3 ubiquitin-protein ligase TRIM32 isoform X2; protein product: MAAAPHLNSDALREVLECPICMESFTEEHLRPKLLHCGHTICKQCLEKLLANSINGIRCPFCSKITRITSLAQLTDNLTVLKIIDTTGLAEVVGLLMCKVCGRRLPRHFCKSCSLVLCEPCKETSHMPQGHRVIAIKEAAEERRREFGTRLARLRELMGDLQKRKASLEGVSRDLQSRYKAVLQDYSKEERKIQEELARSRKFFTTSLSEVEKVNNQVMEEQAYLLNLAEVQIMSRCDYFLAKIKQGDIALLEEAADEEEPELTNSLPRELTLQEVELLKVSHVGPLQIGQVVKKPRTVNVEESLMETAASSSVSFREPDLVQEEASCTPNSSPAKPRMPEAATSIQQCHFIKKMGSKGSLPGMFNLPVSLHVTLQGEVLVADRGNFRIQVFTRKGFLKEIRRSPSGIDSFVLSFLGADLPNLTPLSVTMNCHGLIGVTDSYDNSVKVYTMDGHCVACHRSQLSKPWGIAALPSGQFVVTDVEGGKLWCFTVDRGVGVVKYSCLCSAVRPKFVTCDAEGTIYFTQGLGLNLENRQYEHHLEGGFSIGSVGPDGQLGRQISHFFSENEDFRCIAGMCVDARGDLIVADSSRKEILHFPKGGGYNILIREGLTCPVGIAITPKGQLLVLDCWDHCIKIYSYHLRRYSTP
- the TRIM32 gene encoding E3 ubiquitin-protein ligase TRIM32 isoform X1, with the translated sequence MEKPGLKLNGKQSGIKLNQNTRMRIGAPWNRCEYKTLHQLKLPWKAMAAAPHLNSDALREVLECPICMESFTEEHLRPKLLHCGHTICKQCLEKLLANSINGIRCPFCSKITRITSLAQLTDNLTVLKIIDTTGLAEVVGLLMCKVCGRRLPRHFCKSCSLVLCEPCKETSHMPQGHRVIAIKEAAEERRREFGTRLARLRELMGDLQKRKASLEGVSRDLQSRYKAVLQDYSKEERKIQEELARSRKFFTTSLSEVEKVNNQVMEEQAYLLNLAEVQIMSRCDYFLAKIKQGDIALLEEAADEEEPELTNSLPRELTLQEVELLKVSHVGPLQIGQVVKKPRTVNVEESLMETAASSSVSFREPDLVQEEASCTPNSSPAKPRMPEAATSIQQCHFIKKMGSKGSLPGMFNLPVSLHVTLQGEVLVADRGNFRIQVFTRKGFLKEIRRSPSGIDSFVLSFLGADLPNLTPLSVTMNCHGLIGVTDSYDNSVKVYTMDGHCVACHRSQLSKPWGIAALPSGQFVVTDVEGGKLWCFTVDRGVGVVKYSCLCSAVRPKFVTCDAEGTIYFTQGLGLNLENRQYEHHLEGGFSIGSVGPDGQLGRQISHFFSENEDFRCIAGMCVDARGDLIVADSSRKEILHFPKGGGYNILIREGLTCPVGIAITPKGQLLVLDCWDHCIKIYSYHLRRYSTP